A stretch of the Sphingobacterium thalpophilum genome encodes the following:
- a CDS encoding RagB/SusD family nutrient uptake outer membrane protein, producing MKNLYRILSFLILSAICFSSCKQSDLNLYPTNDKVGATVYTSLEAYKAGLVKMYASFGLVHSSGATASSDIGGLNVSFADFLRLFWMSQELTTDEAICGWGDTGVPDLVQMKWTADNQFLRGLYSRALYQITICNEFLRESTPEKLAARNISATEDIKHFRAEARFLRAYQYWVLLDAFGNPPFVTEQDAIGKQAPKQIQRSELFKYVEAELIAINDDLMEPRTNEYGRADKGAAWALLSRLYLNAEVYTGTARYTDAITYSQKVINAGYKLAAEYKNLFLTDNNVTSKDEMILTINYDANKTQNNGGTTYIINASVDPGTMQPASFGIPNGGWSGNRVRSTIPAIFGDYSGATDKRAMFFGDKIQNDNMSEFGDGLKAIKFRNVSSQGVPSLDINSGTFCSLDFAIFRLAEQYLIYGEAVLRGGSGGSINQAIAYVNELRKRAYGNTSGNVPNINLDFFLDERVRELYWEGFRRTDLIRYNKFTESTYVWPYKGGVKSGAGVDASRRLFPLPTADIISNTNLIQNKGY from the coding sequence ATGAAAAATCTATATAGAATTTTATCCTTTCTGATTCTTTCGGCGATTTGTTTTTCTTCGTGCAAACAGTCAGACTTAAACCTTTACCCCACCAATGATAAGGTTGGGGCAACAGTATATACTTCTTTGGAGGCTTATAAGGCCGGACTGGTAAAAATGTACGCCAGCTTTGGTCTTGTTCATTCCAGCGGCGCTACTGCATCGAGTGATATAGGCGGGCTTAATGTCAGTTTCGCGGATTTCTTGCGTCTGTTCTGGATGTCCCAGGAATTAACTACAGACGAAGCGATATGCGGATGGGGGGACACTGGAGTTCCGGATTTGGTTCAGATGAAATGGACAGCTGATAACCAGTTTCTTCGGGGCTTATATTCCCGAGCACTGTATCAGATTACGATCTGTAATGAATTTTTGAGGGAAAGTACTCCTGAAAAGTTAGCAGCTAGAAATATTTCAGCAACCGAAGATATCAAGCACTTTCGTGCTGAAGCACGCTTTTTACGTGCGTACCAATATTGGGTCTTGTTGGATGCTTTTGGCAATCCACCTTTTGTAACCGAACAGGACGCTATTGGGAAACAAGCTCCTAAACAAATCCAGCGATCAGAATTATTCAAGTATGTGGAAGCCGAGTTAATAGCTATTAATGATGATCTGATGGAGCCACGGACTAACGAATATGGCCGTGCCGATAAAGGTGCTGCCTGGGCACTACTTTCAAGATTATATTTAAATGCAGAGGTTTATACAGGTACAGCAAGATATACAGATGCTATTACTTATTCCCAAAAAGTCATTAATGCAGGTTATAAATTGGCCGCCGAATATAAAAATCTTTTTTTAACGGATAACAATGTGACAAGTAAAGATGAAATGATATTGACCATTAATTATGACGCGAATAAAACCCAGAATAACGGCGGAACAACTTATATCATCAATGCTTCTGTGGATCCCGGTACGATGCAACCAGCTTCTTTCGGTATCCCCAATGGCGGATGGTCCGGTAACAGGGTAAGAAGTACTATTCCGGCGATTTTTGGTGACTATAGTGGTGCTACCGACAAAAGAGCTATGTTTTTTGGTGACAAAATACAAAATGATAACATGTCCGAGTTTGGCGACGGCCTTAAAGCCATCAAATTTCGTAACGTGAGCTCTCAAGGTGTACCATCATTGGATATTAACAGCGGTACTTTTTGTTCTTTGGACTTTGCCATTTTCCGGCTGGCCGAACAATATCTAATTTATGGAGAAGCTGTATTGCGTGGAGGAAGCGGTGGGTCTATCAACCAAGCGATTGCTTATGTAAATGAGTTGCGTAAACGCGCCTACGGTAATACATCGGGCAATGTTCCGAATATTAACCTGGATTTTTTTCTTGATGAGCGTGTCAGGGAGTTGTATTGGGAGGGATTTAGACGTACGGATCTGATCCGGTACAATAAGTTCACAGAATCAACTTATGTCTGGCCATATAAAGGCGGTGTTAAGTCCGGTGCTGGCGTTGACGCGAGCCGAAGATTGTTTCCGTTGCCGACAGCAGACATTATTTCAAATACAAACTTAATTCAAAATAAAGGTTACTAA
- a CDS encoding SusC/RagA family TonB-linked outer membrane protein codes for MKILYLRSSMLLMLCFVGIFSAYAQLSSINGLVVDEINHPIAGAVIRIEGTNQVGRTDSNGKYYLNGIKKGPITLLVSFVGYAPQKNTVNLSQEVTAVNFQLQRAEEVLNEVVVIGYGTQKKQDLTGSITTVTTKDFQKGTITTPEQLIQGKVAGVNIVSNGGQPGSGSMIRIRGGASLNASNDPLIVIDGVPLSGNGINNAPNPLALINPADIASFTVLKDANATAIYGSRASNGVILITTKRGALGKPMIEFNTNNSYSTIAKKVDVLSADEIRAYFDAHPNATYANAPFKNLLGNAHTDWQDEIYENAFSTDNNLTFSGAFKGIPYRLSGGYLDQKGMLITDRFKRTTGGLAIQPKLFDGHLKIDLNLKGTLTKAHFANQGAIANAIQFDPTQAVRTDNDEYGGYFEWIAGEVLNRNAARNPVAMILMQDNNGKTKRSFGNVQLDYAFHFLPELHANLNLGYDVSSGRGNIFVPANAALNFASAGFLNESHSTQNNQVAEFYLNYAKNLESIKSKVDLTAGYGYYDNKTTNYNFKNYSADGTTVQFTPAFPFNIPRNKLLSYYGRLVYTFADKYILSSTMRADASSRFSETKRWGYFPSVGFTWRLKEESFLRKSDCLSDLKIRLSYGQTGNQDGIGDYNYLAKYYLNAPAGQYQVGDHFYDYYSPSDYDPDLTWESTTTYNAGLDFGFLDGKVSGSLDIYNKKTKNLLSAIDIPSGTNFNNILLTNVGNMKVKGAEFSINLDLLQRKELNWTIGFNASYNKREVTNLSLNPDPRFKISAGTITGGTGVNIKYNGIGKTPQSFFVYKQIYDQNGKPLENVYVDLNQDGIVNTDDQYFYKSPDPVFTLGFNTSFSFRRWTVSTVLRSNIGNYVYDNVSSNFAVQNSIMSSQGFVNNASRDIFNTQFISNQYLSDYYVKNASFLKMDNLMLVFDAGKIIKGQSSNLRISAGCQNVFVITKYKGLDPEVFSGVDFNLYPRPRIYNLGLSVGF; via the coding sequence ATGAAAATCCTTTATTTAAGAAGTAGCATGCTGCTCATGCTCTGCTTTGTCGGAATATTTTCGGCTTATGCACAGTTAAGTAGCATCAATGGTCTCGTAGTAGACGAAATTAATCATCCGATAGCTGGGGCAGTGATCCGGATCGAGGGAACTAATCAGGTGGGCCGGACAGATTCAAATGGGAAGTATTATCTCAATGGAATAAAGAAAGGTCCAATTACACTTCTCGTTAGTTTTGTAGGTTACGCCCCACAGAAGAACACCGTAAATCTGAGTCAGGAAGTCACAGCTGTAAATTTTCAATTACAACGTGCCGAAGAGGTTTTAAATGAAGTTGTTGTTATCGGATACGGAACACAAAAGAAACAAGACCTTACAGGGTCCATAACCACAGTCACGACAAAGGACTTTCAAAAGGGTACAATCACGACACCGGAACAGCTTATTCAGGGAAAAGTTGCCGGGGTCAATATCGTATCCAATGGAGGACAGCCGGGTAGTGGCAGTATGATCCGTATTCGAGGTGGAGCATCATTGAACGCCAGTAACGACCCCTTGATTGTCATTGATGGGGTGCCTCTTAGCGGTAACGGCATTAATAATGCGCCTAATCCATTAGCATTAATCAATCCCGCAGATATTGCAAGCTTTACGGTGTTGAAAGATGCCAACGCGACAGCAATCTATGGTTCTAGGGCATCCAACGGTGTTATTTTAATTACAACAAAAAGGGGGGCTTTGGGGAAACCAATGATCGAATTCAATACCAACAATTCATATTCCACAATTGCCAAAAAAGTAGATGTGCTTTCTGCCGATGAAATTCGTGCTTACTTCGATGCGCACCCAAATGCTACTTATGCCAATGCCCCTTTTAAAAATTTGTTGGGAAATGCACATACGGATTGGCAGGATGAAATTTATGAAAATGCATTTTCAACCGATAATAATTTGACCTTTTCAGGTGCTTTTAAAGGAATCCCTTATCGTCTGTCGGGGGGATATCTGGATCAAAAAGGTATGTTGATTACTGATCGATTCAAACGTACTACCGGAGGTTTGGCTATACAGCCAAAATTGTTTGATGGCCACCTTAAAATAGATTTAAACCTGAAAGGTACACTTACAAAGGCTCATTTTGCTAACCAAGGTGCGATAGCCAATGCAATACAATTCGATCCAACGCAGGCTGTCCGAACAGATAATGACGAATATGGCGGATATTTTGAATGGATAGCTGGTGAGGTGCTTAACCGAAACGCAGCCCGAAATCCTGTAGCTATGATTTTGATGCAAGATAACAATGGAAAAACCAAACGAAGTTTCGGTAATGTGCAGCTGGATTATGCGTTTCATTTTCTCCCTGAATTACATGCGAATTTAAATCTAGGCTACGATGTGTCCAGTGGACGGGGCAACATTTTTGTTCCGGCAAATGCGGCGCTTAATTTTGCATCCGCAGGTTTCCTAAATGAGTCGCATTCTACCCAGAATAATCAAGTTGCTGAATTCTATTTAAATTATGCAAAGAACTTGGAATCTATAAAAAGCAAAGTTGACCTTACTGCTGGTTATGGATATTACGACAATAAGACGACTAACTATAATTTTAAGAATTACAGTGCAGATGGGACTACAGTTCAATTTACACCAGCATTCCCGTTTAATATCCCTCGAAACAAGTTATTGTCCTATTATGGACGTTTAGTGTATACTTTTGCGGATAAGTATATTTTATCGAGTACAATGCGTGCCGACGCTTCTTCCCGGTTTTCAGAGACAAAACGTTGGGGATACTTTCCTTCGGTGGGGTTCACCTGGCGGTTAAAGGAAGAGAGTTTCCTTAGAAAAAGTGATTGTCTGTCGGATCTAAAGATCCGTTTAAGTTATGGACAAACGGGCAATCAAGATGGTATTGGCGATTATAATTATTTAGCGAAGTATTATCTTAACGCTCCTGCTGGGCAATATCAAGTTGGTGATCATTTCTATGATTACTATTCACCTTCGGATTATGATCCGGACCTGACCTGGGAATCAACAACAACCTATAACGCCGGTTTGGATTTTGGATTTTTGGATGGAAAAGTAAGCGGCTCGTTAGATATTTATAACAAAAAGACCAAAAACCTATTGTCAGCAATAGATATTCCTTCCGGTACGAATTTCAATAATATTCTGTTGACGAATGTTGGAAACATGAAAGTTAAAGGGGCAGAATTCAGTATCAATCTTGATCTGCTCCAAAGGAAAGAACTGAATTGGACCATTGGTTTTAATGCTTCCTATAATAAAAGAGAAGTAACGAATCTGTCGTTAAATCCTGACCCGAGATTTAAGATCAGTGCAGGAACCATTACTGGAGGAACAGGGGTAAATATCAAATATAATGGTATTGGAAAGACACCCCAATCATTTTTTGTCTATAAACAGATCTATGACCAAAATGGTAAACCTCTAGAAAATGTTTATGTCGATCTTAATCAAGATGGCATAGTTAACACCGATGATCAATACTTCTATAAGTCCCCTGATCCAGTTTTTACGTTAGGTTTCAACACATCGTTTAGCTTTAGAAGATGGACAGTATCAACGGTGCTGCGGTCAAATATAGGCAATTATGTCTATGACAATGTTTCTTCCAACTTTGCAGTACAGAACAGCATTATGAGCAGTCAGGGATTTGTTAATAATGCCAGCCGTGATATTTTTAATACGCAGTTTATAAGCAATCAATATTTAAGCGACTATTATGTGAAAAATGCATCATTCTTAAAAATGGATAACCTGATGCTTGTCTTTGATGCTGGCAAGATAATTAAGGGGCAGAGCAGTAATCTAAGGATATCTGCTGGTTGTCAGAATGTTTTTGTGATCACAAAATATAAAGGACTAGATCCGGAAGTCTTCTCGGGCGTAGACTTTAATCTTTATCCACGCCCACGTATTTATAATTTGGGCTTGAGTGTTGGTTTTTAA
- a CDS encoding SusE domain-containing protein, with the protein MRHLIIKGSLIGLLSLGLASCNKSENQMIAHIGPVGTLNTSTTDLKLSLADGEKPALTLSFSKVEVTGAEIPVTSTIQFDIKGNNFANPVEFVQKSDTFSPTVNQVNQLMLKLGMKIGELGQLEVRLKSEPAANAVSYSNIILLTGTPFKASSWIYIPGAYQNWSPETADSLLSSTSNGIYEGIVNFPVGKLDFKITPKKNWTINYGDSGNGTFRLGGDNFNVLTPGAKKVMIDMNKMKWEISDVKIWSLIGSATPKGWDGDTDLKFVNDGTGTFTLTQDLTAGDIKIRYGHDWSINFGGSINDFVLNGGNVPVAAGNYTVKLNVAKTDAQGNPTAVKVSVQKNEK; encoded by the coding sequence ATGAGACATTTAATCATTAAGGGAAGTCTGATCGGCCTACTCAGTCTTGGCCTCGCTAGTTGCAACAAATCAGAAAATCAAATGATTGCACATATCGGTCCCGTCGGGACATTGAATACATCCACGACGGATCTTAAATTATCTTTAGCGGATGGGGAGAAGCCAGCGTTAACCCTTTCGTTTTCGAAGGTTGAGGTAACGGGAGCTGAAATTCCTGTTACTTCGACAATCCAATTTGATATCAAGGGAAACAATTTTGCCAATCCTGTCGAATTTGTTCAAAAATCCGATACGTTTTCGCCTACTGTCAATCAAGTGAATCAACTTATGTTGAAATTAGGAATGAAAATTGGCGAGCTGGGGCAGCTTGAAGTACGTCTGAAATCCGAACCTGCTGCCAATGCAGTGAGCTATTCAAACATAATTTTATTGACAGGTACACCCTTCAAGGCTTCAAGTTGGATCTATATTCCTGGAGCATATCAGAATTGGTCTCCGGAAACTGCTGATAGCCTGCTTTCTTCAACAAGTAATGGCATTTATGAGGGCATTGTCAATTTTCCTGTGGGTAAGCTAGATTTTAAAATTACACCCAAAAAGAACTGGACCATAAATTATGGAGATTCAGGTAATGGCACGTTTCGATTGGGTGGCGACAATTTTAATGTGCTCACACCAGGAGCAAAGAAAGTCATGATTGATATGAACAAAATGAAATGGGAGATTTCCGATGTCAAGATATGGTCCTTGATCGGTAGTGCAACTCCGAAAGGATGGGATGGAGATACAGATCTAAAATTTGTAAACGATGGTACCGGAACATTTACTTTGACACAGGATCTAACCGCTGGAGATATTAAAATTAGGTATGGACACGATTGGAGCATAAATTTTGGCGGTAGCATCAATGATTTTGTGCTAAACGGTGGAAATGTGCCTGTTGCAGCAGGTAACTATACGGTGAAGTTAAACGTAGCTAAAACTGATGCACAGGGAAATCCTACGGCTGTCAAGGTCAGCGTGCAAAAAAACGAAAAGTAG
- a CDS encoding sensor histidine kinase → MTIVVELMMPRLLFKKKYVMFAFAYIGMILFFAFVQRIIDNYIIIRYYLTFWKTESLFAVPVYLYNISKLQFVVSIPVACRLFYYLAEEKNKVQAVMSEKLQAELSALRNQFHPHFLFNVLNGLYSKILNQSNDSAEIVLKISDLLRFSLYEADRKNIPLSSEIDHLTNYIALQRLRFGHDLQISFSVYGENKDAVIEPFLILPFIENSCKHCLNETNQGWITIAITVNEEWLVVKIENSLSDNIDSKIKSAEGIGLVNVKRRLDLLYPHRHVLQIKRDDSSFFVSLKLKIKDDKN, encoded by the coding sequence GTGACGATTGTTGTGGAGTTGATGATGCCACGATTATTATTCAAAAAAAAATATGTCATGTTTGCTTTCGCCTACATTGGAATGATCCTGTTTTTTGCTTTTGTGCAACGGATAATCGATAATTATATCATCATACGTTATTATCTCACTTTTTGGAAGACCGAATCCCTTTTCGCAGTTCCAGTCTATTTGTACAATATCAGTAAACTACAATTTGTGGTCAGTATCCCCGTAGCATGTCGGCTTTTTTATTATTTAGCGGAAGAAAAGAATAAAGTGCAGGCAGTCATGTCTGAGAAATTACAAGCTGAATTGTCTGCTCTTCGTAATCAATTTCACCCACATTTTTTATTCAATGTATTAAATGGACTATATAGTAAGATATTGAATCAATCTAATGATTCGGCTGAAATTGTTCTAAAAATATCAGATCTGCTTCGTTTTTCTTTGTATGAGGCAGATCGTAAGAATATTCCTCTTTCAAGCGAGATTGACCACCTTACGAATTATATTGCTTTACAGCGCCTGCGTTTTGGTCATGATTTGCAGATCAGCTTTAGCGTGTACGGCGAAAATAAAGATGCTGTTATTGAACCGTTTTTGATCTTACCATTTATAGAGAATAGTTGTAAACATTGTCTAAATGAGACCAATCAAGGCTGGATCACCATTGCAATCACCGTTAATGAAGAATGGCTAGTTGTAAAGATTGAAAATAGTCTCTCTGACAACATTGATTCTAAGATAAAGAGCGCAGAAGGAATTGGTTTGGTAAATGTAAAGCGTAGATTGGACTTACTTTATCCACATCGACATGTGTTGCAGATTAAACGGGATGACTCGAGTTTTTTTGTATCATTAAAATTGAAGATCAAAGATGATAAAAATTAA
- a CDS encoding alpha-amylase family glycosyl hydrolase, with product MRKTILFYVALLCSICTVNAQNIDIYPTNWWVNMKTNTVQLLIRSTGESFSSDSIHIKYPSVTLLKTHLFTNKRYLAADISIASDSQPGNVTIEVFQNGKKRQINWPLNQRRPGNGTTYAQGVNSADFIDLIMVDRFSNGDPNNDRVKGMKDQSLDRNDMYARHGGDFQGIINNLDYLQGLGITALWFTPVMENDMPNRTEHGYAITNHYKIDKRYGGDEVYKKLSDELHKRGMKLIFDAVYNHFGLFHFLEQDPPENDWVHRWSEYTQTSFREQPLFDPYASKSDRKKMSDGWFDKTMPDINQDNPYMANFIIQNCIWHIETFGIDGVRLDTYTYNDLDFANRCNQAILNEFPKITAFGEIMVHGVANQTYFEQNNIATPFKSNLPSVVDFQSLYYGIIPALTEPLSWTSGVNKLYYTASTDFLSRNPMQKVLLLDNHDEPRFFSLVGENAEKQKIGYQWLLTYRGIPQLYYGSEVLMKGLKAPDGLLRSDFPGGWKSDKKNAFTGVGLNEDEKSTQDLVRKLANFRKTSSAITTGKMMHYVPVEGLYVYFRYDGNQTIMCVMNTSNTPKEIDFKKYDERTAGFMLARNVITEEVLSTKNNATIPPMKMWVLELKK from the coding sequence ATGAGAAAAACAATCTTATTTTATGTTGCTTTACTTTGCAGCATATGTACTGTCAACGCCCAAAATATTGACATTTACCCAACTAACTGGTGGGTCAACATGAAAACGAATACTGTACAATTGCTAATTCGAAGCACGGGGGAATCATTTTCATCCGATAGCATACACATAAAGTATCCAAGTGTCACACTGCTAAAAACACACCTATTTACGAATAAAAGATATCTCGCTGCTGATATCTCAATTGCGTCAGATTCCCAGCCCGGCAATGTCACGATCGAGGTTTTTCAAAATGGAAAGAAAAGGCAGATCAACTGGCCACTAAATCAACGCAGGCCGGGTAATGGCACGACCTACGCACAAGGAGTAAATTCAGCCGATTTTATCGATTTAATTATGGTGGACCGGTTTAGTAATGGTGATCCCAATAACGATCGAGTCAAAGGAATGAAAGATCAGTCCTTAGATAGAAATGATATGTATGCACGTCATGGCGGAGACTTCCAGGGTATTATCAATAACCTGGATTATTTGCAAGGATTGGGCATTACCGCCCTATGGTTTACTCCGGTAATGGAAAATGATATGCCCAATAGAACTGAACATGGTTACGCTATTACCAACCATTATAAAATCGATAAGAGATACGGAGGGGATGAGGTATACAAGAAATTAAGTGATGAACTCCACAAAAGAGGAATGAAACTGATATTTGATGCCGTGTATAACCATTTTGGTTTATTCCATTTTTTAGAACAGGATCCCCCAGAAAACGACTGGGTACATCGCTGGTCGGAATATACTCAGACCTCTTTTCGGGAACAGCCCCTATTCGATCCTTACGCTTCAAAATCGGACCGGAAGAAAATGAGTGACGGTTGGTTTGATAAAACTATGCCTGATATCAATCAGGATAATCCCTACATGGCTAATTTCATAATTCAGAACTGCATCTGGCATATCGAGACATTTGGTATTGACGGTGTCCGTTTGGATACATATACTTACAACGATTTAGACTTCGCCAATCGGTGCAACCAGGCTATTTTAAACGAGTTTCCCAAAATTACTGCATTTGGAGAAATTATGGTTCATGGTGTAGCCAATCAGACCTATTTCGAGCAGAACAACATCGCGACACCTTTTAAAAGTAACTTACCTTCGGTAGTCGATTTTCAAAGTTTATACTATGGCATCATCCCCGCATTAACAGAGCCTTTAAGCTGGACATCTGGCGTAAACAAACTCTATTATACCGCCAGTACAGATTTCTTAAGTAGAAACCCTATGCAAAAGGTATTGTTATTGGACAATCATGACGAACCAAGATTCTTCTCTCTGGTAGGCGAAAATGCAGAGAAGCAGAAGATTGGTTATCAGTGGCTCCTGACCTACCGAGGAATTCCGCAGTTATATTATGGTTCGGAAGTATTAATGAAAGGTCTTAAGGCTCCAGACGGACTTCTGCGGTCAGATTTTCCCGGCGGCTGGAAATCAGACAAAAAAAATGCTTTCACCGGGGTTGGGCTCAATGAGGATGAAAAGTCCACACAGGATCTTGTTCGTAAACTGGCAAATTTCAGAAAAACGTCATCTGCGATTACGACAGGTAAAATGATGCATTATGTTCCTGTAGAGGGCTTATATGTATACTTTAGATACGACGGCAATCAAACAATTATGTGCGTGATGAATACGAGTAATACGCCAAAGGAAATTGACTTCAAAAAATATGATGAACGGACAGCGGGCTTTATGCTAGCGCGAAATGTAATTACGGAGGAAGTGTTATCAACAAAAAACAATGCAACAATACCACCGATGAAAATGTGGGTGCTAGAACTAAAAAAATAA
- a CDS encoding outer membrane protein assembly factor BamB family protein yields MRSASAREVDSLRIDGLKWKFDGKAESYSSPVIFQDKIYIGSEDHFLYALYLETGKIAWKFKTAGAVNSSPIVFDQRICFGSMDGYYYALDARTGKLVWKFKTGGEHKIGRNGLWGMQPDMFYMEDPFDFFISSPIAHDNGETKTIYFGSSDGNLYALDAANGNLRWKYPTGGAVRTTPLLYEGTIYIGSWDQYVYAIDAQSGNLDWKFKTKSDEENHLLEGIQASISAADGFVFVGSRDGYLYALDAKKGNIAWQYSTWPSWITTTSVDGNGNIFLTSSDSRLLVGLDVATGAEKLRYQTKGYNFSPVLIDQDKLYFGDFTGKLYVLDRITGSCSGFFETDGRKQNKKRLLNSAGILEFQYLLGKRDPSLYATTVEILTLIQQLDPIIGQPIIKDRVLYLNTAHGRLYALTLHNH; encoded by the coding sequence ATGAGATCTGCTTCGGCAAGAGAAGTGGATAGTCTACGGATTGATGGCCTAAAATGGAAGTTTGACGGTAAAGCGGAAAGCTACTCTTCACCAGTAATATTTCAGGACAAAATATACATTGGAAGCGAGGATCATTTTCTTTACGCTCTTTATCTCGAAACTGGGAAGATAGCATGGAAATTTAAAACCGCTGGCGCCGTAAATTCTTCGCCTATTGTATTTGATCAGCGCATCTGTTTTGGTAGTATGGACGGTTATTATTATGCGCTTGATGCTCGCACAGGTAAGCTTGTTTGGAAATTCAAAACTGGGGGAGAACATAAAATCGGAAGAAATGGATTATGGGGCATGCAACCTGACATGTTTTATATGGAAGATCCTTTCGATTTCTTCATCTCTTCTCCAATCGCGCATGATAATGGGGAAACGAAAACCATTTATTTCGGTAGCAGTGATGGTAATCTCTATGCGTTGGATGCAGCGAATGGAAACTTGAGATGGAAGTACCCTACTGGAGGAGCTGTAAGAACCACACCTCTATTATACGAGGGTACTATCTATATTGGGAGCTGGGATCAGTACGTTTACGCAATTGATGCGCAATCGGGAAATCTGGATTGGAAATTTAAGACGAAATCCGACGAAGAAAATCATTTATTGGAGGGGATACAAGCATCGATATCTGCAGCAGACGGATTTGTATTTGTGGGATCGCGAGATGGCTACCTCTATGCATTAGATGCCAAAAAAGGAAACATAGCCTGGCAATATAGTACCTGGCCTTCTTGGATTACAACCACATCGGTTGATGGAAATGGAAACATATTTCTAACAAGCTCAGATTCTCGTTTACTCGTGGGGCTGGATGTTGCTACAGGGGCAGAAAAATTGAGGTATCAAACCAAGGGGTACAATTTTTCGCCTGTGTTAATTGACCAAGATAAATTATACTTCGGTGATTTTACAGGTAAATTATATGTTCTTGATCGTATTACAGGCAGTTGTTCAGGATTTTTTGAAACAGACGGCAGAAAACAAAATAAAAAACGATTGCTCAATTCCGCCGGTATTCTAGAATTTCAATATTTGCTCGGCAAAAGAGATCCATCTTTATATGCAACAACTGTTGAAATCTTAACGCTTATTCAGCAATTGGATCCCATAATTGGACAACCCATTATAAAGGACCGTGTCCTTTATTTAAATACCGCCCATGGTCGGTTATACGCCTTGACTTTACATAATCATTAA